Proteins encoded by one window of Luteimonas yindakuii:
- the pheS gene encoding phenylalanine--tRNA ligase subunit alpha → MSDIDTLSAQALADIEAAATPEALETLRVALLGKSGRLTAQLKSLGALPAEERKAAGAGINRARDAITAALATRKASLDAAVLDARLAVEAIDITLPGRDAGLGGVHPVSRTMERIAEIFGRLGYELADGPEIEDDWHNFEALNFPPHHPARAMHDTFYMSPDGSGVPRLLRTHTSGVQVRYMVEQKPPLRMIALGKVYRSDSDQTHTPMFHQCEGLLVDEHASFADLKGTLSEFVRAFFERDFEMRFRPSYFPFTEPSAEVDIAWQQADGSTRWLEVLGCGMVHPNVLRNVGIDPERYTGFAFGMGVERFAMLRYGVDDLRAFFDNDTRFLRQFA, encoded by the coding sequence ATGAGTGACATCGACACCCTCTCCGCGCAGGCGCTGGCCGACATCGAGGCGGCGGCGACCCCCGAGGCGCTGGAAACCCTGCGCGTGGCGCTGCTTGGCAAGAGCGGGCGCCTGACCGCGCAGCTGAAATCGCTGGGCGCATTGCCCGCGGAGGAACGCAAGGCCGCGGGCGCGGGCATCAACCGCGCGCGTGATGCGATCACCGCCGCGCTGGCCACGCGCAAGGCCTCGCTGGATGCCGCCGTGCTCGACGCGCGCCTGGCGGTGGAGGCCATCGACATCACCTTGCCCGGCCGCGACGCGGGCCTGGGCGGCGTGCATCCGGTCAGCCGCACGATGGAACGCATCGCAGAGATCTTCGGCCGCCTCGGTTACGAGCTCGCCGACGGGCCGGAGATCGAGGACGACTGGCACAACTTCGAGGCGCTGAACTTCCCGCCGCACCATCCGGCGCGCGCCATGCACGACACCTTCTACATGTCCCCTGATGGCAGTGGCGTCCCGCGCCTGCTGCGCACGCACACCTCGGGCGTGCAGGTGCGCTACATGGTCGAGCAGAAGCCGCCGCTGCGGATGATCGCGCTGGGCAAGGTGTACCGCTCCGACTCCGACCAGACCCATACGCCGATGTTCCACCAGTGCGAGGGCCTGCTGGTGGACGAGCACGCGAGCTTCGCCGACCTCAAGGGCACGCTGTCGGAGTTCGTGCGCGCGTTCTTCGAACGCGATTTCGAGATGCGTTTCCGCCCCAGCTATTTCCCGTTCACCGAGCCGTCGGCGGAGGTGGACATCGCCTGGCAGCAGGCCGACGGCAGCACGCGCTGGCTGGAAGTGCTGGGCTGCGGCATGGTGCACCCCAACGTGCTGCGCAATGTCGGCATCGATCCGGAGCGTTACACCGGCTTCGCGTTTGGCATGGGCGTGGAGCGCTTCGCCATGCTGCGTTACGGCGTCGACGACCTGCGCGCGTTCTTCGACAACGACACCCGGTTCCTCAGGCAGTTC
- the rplT gene encoding 50S ribosomal protein L20: MARVKRGVQARRRHKKVLKLAKGYYNARHKVFRVAKQAVIKAQQYAYIHRKQKKRNFRSLWIVRINAAARINGMSYSRFMNGLMKAGITLDRKVLADIAVHDAAGFAALAEKAKGALAA, from the coding sequence ATGGCACGAGTCAAACGTGGCGTGCAGGCGCGCCGCCGTCACAAGAAGGTTCTCAAGCTCGCCAAGGGCTACTACAACGCACGCCACAAGGTGTTCCGCGTTGCCAAGCAGGCGGTCATCAAGGCGCAGCAGTACGCCTACATCCACCGCAAGCAGAAGAAGCGTAATTTCCGTTCGCTGTGGATCGTGCGCATCAACGCCGCGGCCCGCATCAACGGCATGAGCTACAGCCGCTTCATGAACGGCCTGATGAAGGCCGGCATCACCCTCGACCGCAAGGTGCTGGCGGATATCGCCGTGCACGACGCGGCCGGCTTCGCGGCGCTGGCCGAGAAGGCGAAGGGCGCTCTGGCGGCGTAA
- the rpmI gene encoding 50S ribosomal protein L35, translating into MSKIKIKTHRGAAKRFRKTASGKYKAGHANRSHILTKKATKRKRNLRQTNHVRAEDAGRLDRMLPYL; encoded by the coding sequence ATGTCCAAGATCAAGATCAAGACCCATCGGGGGGCGGCCAAGCGCTTCCGGAAGACCGCTTCCGGCAAGTACAAGGCGGGTCATGCCAACCGCAGCCACATCCTCACCAAGAAAGCGACCAAGCGGAAGCGCAACCTGCGGCAGACGAACCACGTCCGCGCCGAGGATGCAGGCCGTCTGGACCGCATGCTGCCGTATCTCTGA
- the infC gene encoding translation initiation factor IF-3 has protein sequence MSTPEKQNRRNQEIRVPRVRVIGSDGEMIGVLSRDEALQMAEEEGLDLVEIQPNADPPVCKVMDFGKFKFDLQKRANEAKKKSKQVEIKEVKFRPVTDEGDYQIKLRKMRGFIEEGDKIKVNIRFRGREMSHQELGRQMAARIEADLGEDIVIESRPRLEGRQMVMMIAPKKK, from the coding sequence ATCAGCACCCCGGAAAAGCAGAATCGCAGGAACCAGGAGATCCGTGTCCCGCGCGTGCGCGTGATCGGCTCCGACGGCGAGATGATCGGCGTCCTCTCGCGGGACGAAGCCCTGCAGATGGCCGAAGAAGAAGGTCTCGACCTCGTCGAGATCCAGCCGAATGCGGACCCGCCGGTCTGCAAGGTCATGGATTTCGGCAAGTTCAAGTTCGACCTGCAGAAGCGCGCGAACGAAGCCAAGAAGAAGTCGAAGCAGGTCGAGATCAAGGAAGTGAAGTTCCGTCCGGTCACCGACGAGGGCGACTACCAGATCAAGCTGCGGAAGATGCGCGGCTTCATCGAGGAAGGCGACAAGATCAAGGTCAACATCCGCTTCCGTGGCCGTGAGATGAGCCACCAGGAGCTGGGCCGGCAGATGGCCGCCCGCATCGAGGCCGACCTCGGCGAGGACATCGTGATCGAATCGCGTCCGCGCCTGGAAGGTCGGCAGATGGTGATGATGATCGCTCCCAAGAAGAAGTGA
- the thrS gene encoding threonine--tRNA ligase translates to MITITLPDGSHREFDAPVTVMQVAQSIGPGLAKATVAGKVDGRQVDASDLIEHDATLQILTPKDPEGVEIIRHSCAHLLGHAVKQLYPDAKMVIGPVIDDGFYYDIRNERPFTPEDMEAIEQRMRELIALDYDVVKKMTPRDEVIEVFRARGEDYKLRLIEDMPGDITAMGLYHHQEYVDMCRGPHVPNTRFLKAFKLLRISGAYWRGDAANEQLQRIYGTAWADDKQLKAYVQRIEEAEKRDHRRIGKAQQLFHLQEEAPGLVFWHPRGWALWQVVEQYMRRVYRDSGYGEVRCPQILDVSLWQKSGHWDNYKENMFFTESEKRTYALKPMNCPGHVQVFNQGLHSYRDLPIRYGEFGSCHRNEPSGALHGILRVRGFTQDDGHVFCTEAQVEGEVRDFHAQALKVYADFGFEDIQIKIALRPESRLGDDATWDKAEEALRSALRASGVEWQELPGEGAFYGPKIEYHLRDAIGRTWQLGTMQVDFMMPQRLGAEYVDENSQRRHPVMLHRAIVGSMERFIGILIEHHAGQFPAWLAPVQAVVMNITDAQADHVAEVRKTLANQGFRVEADLRNEKIGRKIREHTLQRVPYLLVVGDREKEHGAVAVRTLAGEDLGSMPVADFASRLAAGGAQ, encoded by the coding sequence ATGATCACCATCACGCTCCCCGACGGCAGCCACCGCGAGTTCGACGCACCCGTCACCGTCATGCAGGTCGCGCAGTCGATCGGCCCGGGTCTCGCCAAGGCCACCGTGGCCGGCAAGGTCGATGGCCGCCAGGTGGATGCGAGCGACCTGATCGAACACGACGCCACCCTGCAGATCCTCACGCCGAAGGATCCCGAGGGCGTCGAGATCATCCGCCACTCCTGCGCGCACCTGCTCGGGCACGCGGTCAAGCAGCTGTACCCGGACGCCAAGATGGTCATCGGTCCGGTGATCGACGACGGCTTCTACTACGACATCCGGAACGAGCGCCCGTTCACGCCGGAGGACATGGAGGCGATCGAGCAGCGCATGCGCGAGCTCATCGCGCTCGATTACGACGTGGTCAAGAAGATGACCCCGCGCGACGAGGTGATCGAGGTGTTCCGCGCGCGTGGCGAGGACTACAAGCTGCGGCTGATCGAGGACATGCCCGGCGACATCACCGCGATGGGCCTGTACCACCACCAGGAATACGTCGACATGTGCCGCGGCCCGCACGTGCCGAACACGCGGTTCCTGAAGGCGTTCAAGCTGTTGCGCATTTCCGGTGCGTACTGGCGCGGCGATGCCGCCAACGAGCAGCTGCAGCGCATCTACGGCACCGCGTGGGCCGACGACAAGCAGCTCAAGGCCTACGTGCAGCGCATCGAGGAGGCCGAGAAGCGCGACCACCGCCGCATTGGCAAGGCGCAGCAGCTGTTCCATCTGCAGGAAGAAGCGCCGGGCCTGGTGTTCTGGCACCCCCGGGGCTGGGCGCTGTGGCAGGTGGTCGAGCAGTACATGCGCCGCGTGTATCGCGACAGCGGCTACGGCGAAGTGCGTTGTCCGCAGATCCTGGACGTGAGCCTGTGGCAGAAGTCCGGCCACTGGGACAACTACAAGGAAAACATGTTCTTCACCGAGTCCGAGAAGCGGACCTATGCGCTGAAGCCCATGAACTGCCCCGGCCATGTGCAGGTGTTCAACCAGGGCCTGCACAGCTACCGCGACCTGCCGATCCGCTACGGCGAGTTCGGCAGCTGCCACCGCAACGAGCCGTCGGGCGCGCTGCACGGCATCCTGCGCGTGCGCGGCTTCACCCAGGACGATGGCCACGTGTTCTGCACCGAGGCGCAGGTGGAGGGCGAGGTGCGCGACTTCCACGCCCAGGCGCTGAAGGTCTACGCGGACTTCGGTTTCGAGGACATCCAGATCAAGATCGCGCTGCGCCCGGAATCGCGCCTCGGCGACGACGCGACCTGGGACAAGGCGGAAGAGGCCCTGCGTTCCGCGCTGCGTGCGTCCGGCGTGGAGTGGCAGGAACTGCCGGGCGAGGGCGCGTTCTACGGCCCGAAGATCGAGTACCACCTCCGCGACGCCATCGGCCGCACCTGGCAGCTGGGCACGATGCAGGTGGATTTCATGATGCCGCAGCGCCTCGGTGCCGAATACGTCGACGAGAACAGCCAGCGTCGCCATCCGGTCATGCTGCACCGCGCCATCGTCGGTTCGATGGAGCGTTTCATCGGCATCCTGATCGAGCACCACGCCGGCCAGTTCCCGGCCTGGCTCGCCCCGGTACAGGCGGTTGTGATGAACATCACCGATGCCCAGGCGGACCATGTGGCAGAGGTGCGGAAAACCCTTGCCAATCAAGGCTTCCGGGTCGAGGCGGATTTGCGGAACGAGAAAATCGGCCGTAAGATTCGCGAGCACACGTTGCAGCGCGTGCCGTACCTGCTCGTGGTGGGGGACCGCGAGAAGGAGCACGGTGCAGTCGCGGTACGGACGCTCGCGGGAGAGGACCTCGGCAGCATGCCGGTCGCCGATTTCGCTTCACGTCTCGCCGCCGGCGGCGCGCAGTAG
- a CDS encoding MFS transporter, with protein sequence MSMHPDATLSDHDHGTKASHDIAPGEIAVGVVIGRASEYFDFFVYGIASALIFPSIFFPFLDRLEGTLAAFAVFALAFIARPFGTVLFMKIQSRWGLGVKLTSALFLLGTATAGIAFLPTFGSLGMLAIVLLAFFRTLQGVALGGSWDGLPSLLALNAPKERRGWYAMLGQLGAPLGFIVAAGVFAFLYASLSMDDLLAWGWRYPFFVALAINVVALFARLRLAVADEYRNKMDELELEPTPVRELFQAKGRHVFIGAFAALCSYALFHIVTIFPLSWILLYSEQSIPGFLVIQIVGAFLCAGAIVASGFIADRVGRARTLGGLALAIAMFSGFAPTILASGEVGQAAFVLIGFVLLGLSYGQAAGAVTANFGRRYRYTGAALTSDVAWLIGAAFAPLVALWLCANFGLAWLGAYLLSGAVATAAALAINRKLSYKS encoded by the coding sequence ATGTCCATGCATCCCGACGCAACCCTTTCCGACCACGATCACGGCACCAAGGCCAGCCACGACATCGCCCCGGGCGAGATCGCGGTCGGCGTGGTGATCGGCCGCGCCTCGGAATATTTCGACTTCTTCGTCTACGGCATCGCCTCGGCGCTGATCTTCCCGTCGATCTTCTTCCCGTTCCTCGACCGGCTGGAAGGCACGCTCGCCGCGTTCGCGGTATTCGCGCTGGCCTTCATCGCGCGGCCGTTCGGCACCGTCCTCTTCATGAAGATCCAGTCGCGCTGGGGCCTGGGTGTGAAGCTCACCAGCGCGCTGTTCCTGCTGGGCACCGCCACCGCCGGCATCGCCTTCCTGCCCACCTTCGGCAGCCTGGGCATGCTCGCCATCGTGCTGCTGGCGTTCTTCCGCACGCTGCAGGGCGTGGCGCTGGGCGGCTCGTGGGATGGCCTGCCGTCGCTGCTCGCACTCAATGCGCCGAAGGAACGTCGCGGCTGGTACGCGATGCTCGGCCAGCTTGGTGCGCCGCTGGGCTTCATCGTCGCCGCCGGCGTGTTCGCCTTCCTCTATGCCAGCCTGAGCATGGACGACCTGCTGGCCTGGGGCTGGCGCTATCCGTTCTTCGTCGCGCTGGCGATCAACGTCGTCGCGCTGTTCGCCCGCCTGCGCCTTGCGGTAGCCGACGAGTACCGCAACAAGATGGACGAGCTCGAGCTCGAGCCCACGCCGGTGCGCGAGCTGTTCCAGGCCAAGGGCCGGCACGTGTTCATCGGTGCGTTCGCCGCGCTGTGCAGCTACGCGCTGTTCCACATCGTCACCATCTTCCCGCTGTCGTGGATCCTGCTGTACTCGGAGCAGTCGATCCCCGGCTTCCTCGTCATCCAGATCGTCGGCGCCTTCCTGTGTGCCGGTGCGATCGTCGCCTCCGGCTTCATTGCCGACCGTGTCGGCCGGGCACGCACCCTCGGTGGCCTGGCGCTGGCGATCGCGATGTTCAGTGGCTTCGCGCCGACCATCCTTGCCAGTGGCGAGGTCGGGCAGGCCGCGTTCGTGCTGATCGGCTTCGTGCTGCTGGGCCTGTCGTACGGGCAGGCCGCGGGCGCGGTCACCGCGAACTTCGGCCGGCGCTACCGCTACACCGGCGCGGCGCTGACCTCGGATGTCGCATGGCTGATCGGTGCTGCGTTCGCGCCGCTGGTGGCGCTGTGGCTGTGCGCGAACTTCGGGCTTGCATGGCTGGGTGCGTACCTGCTGTCCGGCGCGGTGGCCACGGCGGCGGCGCTCGCGATCAACCGCAAGCTCAGTTACAAGAGCTGA
- the cyoA gene encoding ubiquinol oxidase subunit II, protein MIRPRSLLRCVAALGLAALLSGCNSLLLLSPPGDVAAQQGNLIVVATVLMLIVIVPVIILTFVFAWRYRASNRKAKYTPDWDHSTQLELVIWGVPLLIIIALGAITWISTHLLDPYRPLERLDANRAVPEGVEPLEIQVVAMDWKWLFIYPEYGVAVVNEAAAPVDRPIRFSITASSVMNAFYVPALAGMIYGMPGMESTLHAVMNEPGDYAGFSSNYSGAGFSHMRFRFHGLADADFDGWIAKARESGQALSRTEYLALEKPSQREPVRYYANVEDGMFDMIVNRCVDIDRLCMDQMMALDSAGGMGLRGLDALALPLQGDARNGPYISAGVCTVETVAPLLSSVVGGLQAP, encoded by the coding sequence ATGATCCGTCCCAGGTCCCTCCTGCGCTGTGTTGCCGCCCTCGGGCTGGCCGCGCTGCTTTCAGGCTGCAATTCCCTCCTGTTGCTCTCCCCTCCCGGCGACGTCGCTGCCCAGCAGGGCAACCTGATCGTCGTCGCCACGGTGTTGATGCTCATCGTCATCGTGCCGGTGATCATCCTGACCTTCGTGTTCGCGTGGCGCTACCGCGCCTCCAATCGCAAGGCCAAGTACACGCCGGACTGGGACCACTCCACCCAGCTCGAGCTGGTGATCTGGGGCGTGCCGCTGCTGATCATCATCGCGCTCGGCGCGATCACCTGGATCAGCACGCACCTGCTGGATCCGTACCGCCCGCTCGAGCGCCTGGATGCCAACCGCGCGGTGCCCGAAGGCGTCGAGCCGCTGGAAATCCAGGTGGTGGCGATGGACTGGAAGTGGCTGTTCATCTACCCGGAGTACGGCGTCGCCGTGGTCAACGAGGCCGCCGCACCGGTGGACCGCCCGATCCGCTTCAGCATCACCGCGTCCTCGGTCATGAACGCGTTCTACGTGCCGGCGCTGGCCGGCATGATCTACGGCATGCCGGGCATGGAAAGCACCCTGCACGCGGTGATGAACGAACCGGGCGACTACGCCGGGTTCTCGTCGAACTACAGCGGCGCCGGCTTCTCGCACATGCGCTTCCGCTTCCACGGCCTGGCCGATGCCGATTTCGACGGCTGGATCGCCAAGGCACGCGAGAGCGGCCAGGCGCTGTCGCGCACTGAATACCTTGCCCTGGAAAAGCCCAGCCAGCGCGAACCGGTGCGCTATTACGCCAACGTCGAGGACGGCATGTTCGACATGATCGTCAACCGCTGCGTCGACATCGACCGCCTGTGCATGGACCAGATGATGGCGCTCGACTCCGCCGGCGGCATGGGCCTGCGCGGGCTGGATGCGCTGGCGCTCCCGCTCCAGGGCGATGCCCGCAACGGTCCCTACATCTCGGCCGGCGTGTGCACGGTCGAGACCGTCGCCCCGCTGCTGTCGTCCGTCGTCGGCGGTCTGCAGGCGCCCTGA
- the cyoB gene encoding cytochrome o ubiquinol oxidase subunit I, whose amino-acid sequence MFGRMTWESIPMLHDPIVMAAFVGTAVAGIALLAVITKYRLWGTLWKDWFCTIDHKKIGIMYMMLGLVMLLRGFADALMMRLQQAMAFGDNLGYLPPHHYDQIFTAHGVIMIFFVAMPMVTGLMNYLVPLQIGARDVAFPFLNNFSFWMTTAGAMLVMVSLFLGEFAATGWLAYPPLSGIGFSPGVGVDYYLWALQIAGVGTLLSGVNLLATIIKMRAPGMDMMKMPVFTWTSLCTNVLIVVSFPVLTAVLGMLTLDRYLGTNFFTSDLGGNAMMYVNLIWIWGHPEVYILILPLFGVFSEIVSTYSGKRLFGYSSMVYATVCITVLSYLVWLHHFFTMGSGASVNSFFGITTMIISIPTGAKIFNWLFTMYRGRIRFEVPMLWTIGFMVTFVVGGMTGVLLAVPPADFVLHNSLFLVAHFHNVIIGGVVFGLFAAMTHWFPKAFGFKLDDFWGKLSFWFWLSGYWVAFTPIYILGLMGVTRRLSHFEDPSYQIWFQIALVGAVLIAIGIAAFLICIYVSFRKRDQLRDVTGDPWDGRTLEWSTSSPPPDYNFAFTPVVHDNDAWTDMKARGFKRPTSGFTPIHMPRNTPAGVVLSLLATACGFGLIWHMWWLVIASFVGLVAYAVWHSFNYDRDYYIPADEVAATELARTEQLKNVHV is encoded by the coding sequence ATCTTCGGTCGCATGACGTGGGAGTCGATTCCCATGCTGCACGACCCCATCGTCATGGCGGCGTTCGTCGGCACCGCCGTCGCCGGCATCGCGCTGCTCGCGGTCATCACCAAGTACCGCCTGTGGGGCACCTTGTGGAAGGACTGGTTCTGCACCATCGACCACAAGAAGATCGGCATCATGTACATGATGCTGGGCCTGGTGATGCTGCTGCGCGGCTTCGCCGATGCCCTGATGATGCGCCTGCAGCAGGCGATGGCCTTCGGTGACAACCTCGGCTACCTGCCCCCGCACCACTACGACCAGATCTTTACCGCCCACGGCGTGATCATGATCTTCTTCGTGGCGATGCCGATGGTCACCGGCCTGATGAACTACCTCGTGCCGCTGCAGATCGGCGCGCGCGATGTGGCCTTCCCGTTCCTCAACAACTTCTCGTTCTGGATGACCACCGCCGGCGCGATGCTGGTGATGGTGTCGCTGTTCCTGGGCGAGTTCGCCGCCACCGGCTGGCTGGCCTATCCGCCGCTGTCGGGCATCGGCTTCAGTCCCGGCGTTGGCGTGGACTACTACCTGTGGGCGTTGCAGATCGCGGGCGTAGGCACATTGCTGTCCGGCGTGAACCTGCTGGCGACCATCATCAAGATGCGCGCGCCCGGCATGGACATGATGAAGATGCCGGTGTTCACCTGGACCTCGCTGTGCACCAACGTGCTCATCGTGGTGTCGTTCCCGGTGCTCACCGCGGTCCTGGGCATGCTCACGCTGGACCGCTACCTCGGCACCAACTTCTTTACGTCCGACCTTGGCGGCAACGCCATGATGTACGTGAACCTGATCTGGATCTGGGGCCACCCGGAGGTCTACATCCTGATCCTGCCGCTGTTCGGCGTGTTCTCCGAGATCGTGTCGACCTACTCCGGCAAGCGCCTGTTCGGCTACTCGTCGATGGTCTACGCGACGGTCTGCATCACCGTGCTGTCGTACCTGGTGTGGCTGCACCACTTCTTCACCATGGGGTCGGGTGCGAGCGTCAACTCGTTCTTCGGCATCACCACGATGATCATCTCGATCCCGACGGGCGCGAAGATCTTCAACTGGTTGTTCACCATGTACCGCGGCCGCATCCGCTTCGAAGTGCCGATGCTGTGGACGATCGGCTTCATGGTGACGTTCGTGGTCGGCGGCATGACCGGCGTGCTGCTGGCGGTGCCGCCGGCGGACTTCGTGCTGCACAACTCGCTGTTCCTGGTGGCGCACTTCCACAACGTGATCATCGGCGGCGTGGTGTTCGGCCTGTTCGCGGCGATGACCCACTGGTTCCCGAAGGCGTTCGGTTTCAAGCTCGACGACTTCTGGGGCAAGCTGTCGTTCTGGTTCTGGCTGTCGGGCTACTGGGTCGCGTTCACCCCGATCTACATCCTCGGCCTGATGGGCGTGACCCGTCGCCTGAGCCACTTCGAGGATCCGTCGTACCAGATCTGGTTCCAGATCGCGCTGGTCGGCGCGGTGCTCATCGCCATCGGCATCGCCGCGTTCCTGATCTGCATCTACGTCAGCTTCCGCAAGCGCGATCAGCTGCGCGACGTCACCGGCGATCCGTGGGACGGCCGCACGCTGGAGTGGTCGACCTCGTCGCCGCCGCCGGACTACAACTTCGCGTTCACCCCGGTGGTGCATGACAACGACGCGTGGACCGACATGAAGGCGCGTGGCTTCAAGCGCCCGACCAGCGGCTTCACCCCGATCCACATGCCGAGGAACACCCCCGCCGGGGTGGTGCTGTCGCTGCTGGCCACGGCGTGCGGATTCGGCCTGATCTGGCACATGTGGTGGCTGGTGATCGCAAGCTTCGTCGGGCTGGTGGCCTATGCGGTCTGGCACAGCTTCAACTACGACCGCGACTACTACATTCCCGCCGACGAGGTCGCGGCGACCGAGCTGGCCCGCACCGAACAACTGAAGAACGTCCATGTCTGA
- the cyoC gene encoding cytochrome o ubiquinol oxidase subunit III has product MSESIALTREDGSPVFLDTGNKHHPENGTLLGFWIYLLSDLMIFGALFATYGVLGRSYAAGPSGADLFDLKLIAINTALLLVSSITYGFAMISMQRRHVKGVIGWLAATGLLGVGFLAIELYEFWHLISLGAGPQRSAFLSSFFALVGTHGLHVLFGVIWLVTLCVQVNKHGLTRANTRRVACLSLFWHFLDVVWIGVFTFVYLMGVLP; this is encoded by the coding sequence ATGTCTGAATCCATCGCCCTGACCCGTGAGGACGGCTCGCCGGTCTTCCTCGACACCGGCAACAAGCACCACCCCGAGAACGGGACGCTGCTGGGTTTCTGGATCTACCTGCTCAGCGACCTGATGATCTTCGGCGCGCTGTTCGCCACCTACGGCGTGCTCGGCCGCTCCTACGCGGCCGGCCCGTCCGGTGCCGACCTGTTCGACCTCAAGCTGATCGCCATCAACACCGCGCTGCTGCTGGTGTCGTCGATCACCTACGGCTTCGCGATGATCTCGATGCAGCGCCGGCACGTGAAGGGCGTGATCGGCTGGCTGGCCGCCACCGGCCTGCTCGGCGTCGGCTTCCTCGCCATCGAGCTGTACGAGTTCTGGCACCTGATCTCGCTCGGCGCCGGCCCGCAACGCAGCGCGTTCCTGTCGTCGTTCTTCGCGCTCGTCGGCACCCACGGCCTGCACGTGCTGTTCGGCGTGATCTGGCTGGTGACGCTGTGCGTGCAGGTGAACAAGCACGGCCTGACCCGGGCCAATACCCGCCGCGTCGCCTGCCTGTCGTTGTTCTGGCATTTCCTCGACGTCGTCTGGATCGGCGTCTTCACCTTCGTCTACCTGATGGGAGTCCTGCCATGA
- the cyoD gene encoding cytochrome o ubiquinol oxidase subunit IV: MSGKSGHAGSDHGTLDPPENHLEDGIPHVTAREYLTGFVLAVILTAIPFWLVMGDVLQNTAVTTLVLLGFAAVQVVVHMIYFLHMNPKSEGGWNLLALIFTLVLLVIVLAGSLWVMHHLNTNMMPGPHDMEEMLRNLQ, translated from the coding sequence ATGAGTGGCAAGAGCGGACACGCTGGAAGCGACCACGGCACCCTGGACCCGCCCGAGAACCACCTCGAGGACGGCATCCCCCACGTCACCGCCAGGGAGTACCTCACCGGCTTCGTGCTGGCGGTGATCCTCACCGCGATCCCGTTCTGGCTGGTGATGGGCGACGTGCTGCAGAACACCGCCGTCACCACCCTGGTGCTGCTGGGCTTCGCCGCGGTGCAGGTGGTGGTGCACATGATCTACTTCCTGCACATGAACCCGAAGTCCGAGGGCGGCTGGAACCTGCTGGCACTGATCTTCACCCTGGTGCTGCTGGTGATCGTGCTCGCGGGTTCGTTGTGGGTGATGCACCACCTCAACACCAACATGATGCCGGGGCCGCACGACATGGAAGAGATGCTGCGGAACCTGCAATGA
- a CDS encoding SURF1 family protein, whose protein sequence is MTPHPAAPAASARPRRPVLRIVFAAALVAAFCCFMALGIWQTQRIGWKDALIARVEARLHAEPVDPPAPARWSSITAEDDEYRRVRLRGEWLDVAPARTQAVTELGAGWWLLSPLQTGSGEIVLVNRGFVPSGAEPVALPSGPAEVVGLLRLPEVGGGFLRNNDPAADRWHSRDVGAIAASRGLPAGRVAPYFIDAAHDPARAGWPRGGLTVVKFRDHHLQYALTWFGMALLTLVAGACLIVLERRFRHHRGLSSEEASNDQPRVER, encoded by the coding sequence ATGACCCCGCACCCGGCCGCCCCTGCCGCATCCGCGCGGCCGCGGCGGCCGGTGCTGCGCATCGTCTTCGCCGCCGCCCTCGTGGCGGCGTTCTGCTGTTTCATGGCGCTGGGCATCTGGCAGACGCAACGCATCGGCTGGAAGGATGCATTGATCGCCCGCGTCGAAGCGCGGCTGCATGCAGAGCCTGTGGACCCGCCCGCGCCTGCGCGCTGGAGTTCGATTACTGCCGAGGACGACGAATACCGCCGCGTGCGCCTGCGCGGCGAGTGGCTCGACGTCGCGCCCGCACGCACGCAGGCGGTGACCGAACTCGGTGCCGGCTGGTGGCTGCTGTCGCCCCTGCAGACAGGCTCCGGCGAGATCGTGCTGGTCAACCGCGGCTTCGTCCCCAGTGGTGCCGAACCGGTCGCGCTGCCGTCGGGACCCGCCGAAGTCGTGGGACTGCTTCGACTGCCGGAAGTAGGCGGCGGCTTCCTCCGCAACAACGATCCGGCCGCGGACCGCTGGCATTCGCGCGATGTCGGTGCGATCGCCGCCTCGCGCGGCCTGCCCGCCGGGCGCGTCGCCCCGTACTTCATCGATGCCGCGCACGATCCGGCGCGCGCCGGATGGCCGCGTGGCGGCCTCACCGTGGTGAAGTTCCGCGACCACCACCTGCAGTACGCACTGACCTGGTTCGGCATGGCGCTACTGACCCTCGTCGCGGGCGCCTGCCTGATCGTGCTGGAGCGCCGTTTCCGGCACCATCGCGGGCTGTCGTCCGAGGAGGCCTCCAATGACCAACCGCGTGTGGAACGGTGA